A single genomic interval of Bacillus smithii harbors:
- a CDS encoding thiolase family protein yields the protein MPRAVIVAAKRSAVGKIGGIFRNVLPEVLAAKVIQAVLEECPVPAAEIDDVILGNVVGPGGNIARLSALTAGLPVEVPGMTIDRQCGSGLEAIITACRFVQAGAGDIYLAGGVESTSLAPWKIEKPTSLYSAAAPRIYTRARFSPDWIGDPEMGIAAENVARVYHVSREEQDEYALRSHQKAVKAQENQLFAEEIVPINNKNQDECPRSGLTLSLLRALKPVFQEDGTVTAGNACPINDGAAIVLVMSLEKCRELNLEPVMEFIDSAVAGVDPNLLGIGPVPAVKRLLHRTGIGLQDIDLVEFNEAFASQVIASIRELGLPEEKVNIHGGALAIGHPYGASGAIIVTRLFHEIKRDFGETGLATLGIGGGIGLSALFQRFRS from the coding sequence ATGCCAAGAGCAGTGATTGTGGCAGCAAAAAGAAGTGCTGTTGGAAAAATTGGCGGAATTTTCCGTAATGTTCTGCCGGAAGTGTTGGCAGCGAAAGTGATTCAAGCAGTGCTGGAGGAATGCCCTGTTCCTGCGGCAGAAATAGATGATGTGATTTTAGGGAATGTGGTAGGACCTGGGGGTAACATCGCGCGGCTTTCCGCTTTAACGGCGGGTTTGCCTGTTGAAGTACCAGGAATGACCATTGATCGTCAGTGCGGATCGGGGTTGGAAGCCATCATTACGGCTTGCCGTTTTGTGCAGGCTGGTGCAGGGGATATTTATTTAGCAGGTGGAGTGGAAAGCACCAGTTTGGCGCCGTGGAAAATAGAGAAACCGACTTCTTTATATTCGGCGGCTGCTCCGCGAATTTATACACGCGCACGATTTTCTCCAGATTGGATCGGGGATCCGGAAATGGGGATCGCGGCGGAAAATGTCGCACGAGTGTATCATGTGAGCCGAGAAGAACAGGATGAGTATGCACTACGAAGTCATCAAAAAGCTGTCAAGGCTCAAGAAAATCAATTATTCGCTGAAGAAATTGTCCCGATAAACAACAAGAATCAAGATGAATGTCCTCGTTCCGGACTTACTCTTTCTTTATTGAGAGCACTAAAGCCCGTTTTTCAAGAAGATGGGACGGTGACAGCGGGAAATGCGTGTCCGATCAATGACGGAGCGGCCATTGTCCTTGTGATGTCTTTGGAAAAATGTCGCGAACTGAATCTGGAGCCGGTGATGGAGTTTATCGACAGCGCCGTAGCAGGAGTCGATCCGAATCTGCTTGGAATTGGGCCGGTTCCAGCGGTAAAGAGATTGCTGCACAGAACGGGAATCGGCCTACAGGATATTGACTTGGTTGAATTTAATGAAGCTTTTGCTTCTCAAGTGATTGCTTCCATTCGCGAATTGGGGTTGCCGGAAGAAAAAGTGAATATTCACGGAGGCGCCTTAGCCATTGGACATCCTTATGGGGCATCAGGGGCCATTATTGTGACAAGGCTTTTTCATGAAATAAAGCGTGATTTTGGAGAAACGGGCCTTGCCACTTTAGGGATAGGCGGTGGAATTGGGCTTTCGGCTTTGTTTCAACGTTTCCGATCATGA